The genomic DNA ACTCTGTTAACACCTGAGGATGAGGGCGCCTTTCTGCGAAGCGTGCTTAGTCATAATCGTTATATTCGCATTTTTActgtatattataatatctcactatgtaattttttaatttattttttcatttcttcatTCTTTCATTCTTTcgtattttcattttttccctcGTTGATTCTTTCATTCTTTCGTATTTTCAGTTTTTCCCTCGTTGATTCTTTCATTCTTTCGTATTTTCAGTTTTTCCCTCGTTGATTCTTTCATTCTTTCGTATTTTCAGTTTTTCCCTCGTTGATTCTTTCATTCTTTCGTATTTTCAGTTTTTCCttcgttcattttttcattctttcatatattcattttttcgcTCGTTcattccttcttttttttatttttcttttttttttattttaccctTTTTCATGCTTTCGCGTGAAACTTGGCAAATTTTGTCGCTAACGCCATACGTATGTTGGAAGAGAAGAACGCGTAGGTACATTTGTGTTTACATTTGTGTTTGCATTTGTATTTGCATTTGTGTTTACATTTGTGTTTACATTTGTGTTTACATTTGTGTTTACATTTgtgtttacatttttgtttacatttttgtttaCATTTGTGTGTACCTTTGTATGTACCTTTGTTTGTACCTTTGTTTGTACCTTTGTGTGTACACATgtgtgtatttttatttacacgtgcgtgtatgtttatatatgtgtgcgtGCATCCATGTGTAGGTACTCCTGTGCGAGTGTCGTTTTTTCCTGTTCATGACTTTTTACAAGTTCAAAAAATCCCTAATAAACGTTGTTCacgaaataataattattacaaaagaaaaataatatttccgTAATACTACTTGACAAATGCTTACTGttgcaaaaattatttaggtaaaaaaaaaaaaaatatatattatattcttgtGCCCTTAAATAGGTATGTATTTAATAAGCATAAggatttattgttttttattttgcgaAAGATGCTAATTCGAACTTTCGTAAAcgaaatataatttgtttgtacaaatgtatgtatgtatgtatgtatatatatatatatatatagaccCATATATATCATCTTCTACAGTTTTGCTATTTTATGATTATGCACATTTATTAACGGATAATCTACAATAGTCCTTTTCAAAAAGAGGAATATTTCAAAACAAAATTCAACAATTAactcagaaaaaaaaaaaaaaaaaatcagctagctgttcatttttttttttttttcttttttttatttgctgTAACCTGTacacttcaaaaaaaaaaaaaaaaaaatttttttaattctgtCCAATTCTGTATGTCATTATAACATAAGACTCaatagaatattttaaaaagtgttTATAATAGTTTGAGAAAAGTTTGGAACCTgtttaaaataaagagaTAAAGACCTGCTGGTGCATGGAAGAAACGGCAACTTCGAAAGGACGAAGCTGCgtatttacatttacatatatatatatatatatgtgtatatatatgtgtatatatttgtgtatatatttgtgtatatatatgtgtatatatatgtgtatacacatgtgtatgtatatatgcatgtatatatatatatgtatatatgcatgtatatatatatgtatatatgtatatgtatatatgaatgtatatatatatgtatatatgtatgtacgtatgtgtatgAATACCGCACGCATGCGCTTTATTTTCCGTTAACCTAAAACCTGAGTAACTGCAACGAGTAACTTTTTTAGCATGTGttcatttatgtaatataagaATGTTTCAATCGTCTTATTTCTTGTGAACTGtaacccttttttttttttttaacaacaCAAAAGAATAGCGAAATAAACGAATTTCTGTTATACATTAGAGAGATTAGAGAACATTGAagcacaaaataaaataaaataaaaaacgaaGCAAAATAAGGCATattaaagtataataaagcatattaaagaataaaaaagcaaaattaaaataaaataatgtgaaaaaaattatgatatgtCGTAAAACAATGTGAAcgcaaaaaatgaaatgaaaaaaaggagaggTTAAAAAGCTGATtcttttttgcctttttttctttttttttttttgccccttcttttacttttcaCATGTAACAAAGATATAGAAATGTCGATTCaatgtattatatagtaGACTCAAGAACTACAGACAACTGTTCTGATGTATGCTCGTCCCCCTTCTCTCTCTCCTATTGTCCCTcatgcattatatatacacgatTTTAATTAAACGAACTTTGTTTTATTAGCATATTTGTTAAGTTCTCTTAAATGTTCATGGATTTTGTTTAAACAAGTGAACACTTCAAAACATAAAggtatttttcaaattttttttttttttttttttcaagtccATACTACGTGATGTGCATCAGTGGACATGTAAGGgtgcaaaaaagaaaatagatACAGAGgtatagatagatatatagAGAGATACAAATACAGATATAGACATGGATATAaacatagatatatacatagatatatacatagatatatacatagatatatagaGAGGTTCATATAAATGGGGAAAAATAGTGGGAAAGGGTAACCACTTTCGCTTGTTGAACAGGTACTAATCTCCTtttagtttttctttttttctttttttaaatgtttgcaacagaaaataaataaaaatatagcaaatCTCCACtcaaggaaaaaacaaaaacaacaTTGATGATTCCCTTTCAGaagaatggaaaaaataaaggatttaattaaaatagttGGTGATGAGAATAAAAGGTATATCTACGATTTGATTGAGACAGACCAAATGGAGTTATTAAACCATGAAGGACTAAATGAGATCACTATCTTCGACATTAtcaaacaaataaaagaatttgaAGTTGTTTATCCAGATGGGCTAGTTAAGTATGTGGAAAGAGCCAAAacccttttaaaaaaatcagAAAGAGCAACtaataaatatgcaaattGTATGATAGAACAACCAgataatttaacaaaaataaagtttCATTGGAAAAATTCCTGTCCTCAATTTAATGAATGTAGTGATACAGACAACAAATTATACATGCACAGTTTATATGTAGAAACGAATAAAAATGGAGTTAATACTTCTTCATCCATATCAAATAACACTAATGAAGATAGTTTCGATGAGGGGACAGTATTAGCGTGTAATTCATTTTCTTTGACTGAGGATGGAAGCACGCCGGTAACTAATACCTCGACTGATGAAATTGTCCAAACGGATCAGTACAGTAAAAATGGTGTTATCTTACCTAGTGAGATGAGAAGTATGAATAAGGAGGAGGAAGATGAAAGGGTTGCTGCAATATCTGCCGTTTCTTCCGCTTCATATGCTTCACCCTCTTCTGGAGTGCTCCCTCCAAACATTTCAGTTAttgaagaatatatatattatgaaaatataggACTACAGGAAATAGACCGAGTGTGCTTCATTTTGTTAGCGGGAGGTTTAGGCGAAAGACTAAACCACAaggatataaaattaaagttGATAACTGATGTAGTATCTGAAAAAACTTATATTGAATActattgtaattatttgaAAGCATTTCaagattttattaaaaaaaataaaaataaagaaatagaTATACCATTTATTATCATGCTATCTGATGATACATATGAGAAGACTATTGATTTTTTTCAAtgtaacaaatatttttttttaaaaaaaagtcaaatttattttttaaaacaaaaaaaagtattctGTTTTAAAGATAACGAAGCACATTTAgatttcatttataaaaataatacattttatttttctaaaaaaccACATGGCCACGGGGATATTCACTCTTTGATTAGTAAGCATATTGAAATCGATGATTTAGTTAGAAAGgggtataaatatttatacttttttcaaGATACGAATGCTTTAGCTATTAAagttttatttgtttgtttagGGGTTACAATAAAGAAAGAGTTACACATGAACTTTTTAGCTATTTCAAGAAAACCTGGGGAAGAAATTGGAGCTATATGTAAATGCACAAATACAGATACATGTATGAATGTGGTCAACATAGAATACAATCTCTTAGGATTAATCATAGAGCAAACAAACAATAAGGAACTGGTTGACACAGAAGGTTATTCTTTATACCCAGGTAATACTGGTGCCATCTTATttgaaataacaaaatataatgaaatattaaaaaaaacgaaCGGGATAGTACCCGAATATATGAACCCGAAATATACAGACAATACGCGCCAGTACTTTATGCACCCCACGAGGGTCGAAAGTATGATGCAAGATTTTgcctatttatatttctcgCACGAAAAGGGAACGGAATGGAATGCAGAAGGACCAGAGAgcaaggggaaaaaaaaaaaaataataaataaaaataaaagcagtCCTGACAGACAAAATGGCGACAGCAACGGTAACTGCTGCTGTAATGCTAACTACAGATATAGCAGAGTTGGTGTTACCCAGTTGGACAGGGCTTTGTGCTTTTCTGCAGTGAAAAATAATTCCTTCAATGCGCAAAGAAAAACTCAAAATAATAACGTACATCCTGAATGCATATATAGCGCAGAAGCAGATCTATATTATAGCAACTGTGCATTCATAGAATTGGCTTGTACGTACAACAGGAAAAACTTTAATATGGGTAAAATGGATAACAAAACATTTAATGGGGTACGATATTGTATGCCTCCTAAAGTTTTAATAGAGCCACAATTTGCCTTCACCTTAACTCatttaataaacaaaataaaaggaaatataatgATAAGCAATAATTCTACCCTTTGGATTAAGTCAGATACTATTATTACGAATCTTTATTTAGATGGAACCTTGGTTATTGAGCGTTTGAATGCGGAAGATTCTACTACTACTCCTTTTATACTAGATCAAAGtttgtacataaaaaatagaggATATGAACTTGTCCCTCTTCATCACAAGTCAAATGATCATCCAGACAACTTAAAAATGAGGGGGTACAAATTGGTAAAAAGGGAAGCACTCATAATAAGCGGCTAAGTGTGGTTGCTAGGTGCTACGCGGTggtgttttatttattcgcCTTTGGGCACAAATTTGGGGGGAAGTAGCAGCAGAAAATATGTTTTCTCCCCTTATTCAGTTCGACCATTTCGACTATTTCGATTATTTCGattatttccattatttccattatgtcgattatttccattatttcgattatttccattatttcgattatttccattatttcgattatttccattatttcgattatttccattatttCGATTATTTCGattatttccattatttCGATTATTTcgattattttcattttttttatttactcaATTGCTTccaatttttctaatttttctatttattttttttcacacCCCTCAATGAATTTATGCTtgcatttgtttttttattatgtagcGAAAAACTCTTCTATTTTGGTACATTTATAACAAGCTTATAG from Plasmodium brasilianum strain Bolivian I chromosome 10, whole genome shotgun sequence includes the following:
- a CDS encoding UTP--glucose-1-phosphate uridylyltransferase: MEKIKDLIKIVGDENKRYIYDLIETDQMELLNHEGLNEITIFDIIKQIKEFEVVYPDGLVKYVERAKTLLKKSERATNKYANCMIEQPDNLTKIKFHWKNSCPQFNECSDTDNKLYMHSLYVETNKNGVNTSSSISNNTNEDSFDEGTVLACNSFSLTEDGSTPVTNTSTDEIVQTDQYSKNGVILPSEMRSMNKEEEDERVAAISAVSSASYASPSSGVLPPNISVIEEYIYYENIGLQEIDRVCFILLAGGLGERLNHKDIKLKLITDVVSEKTYIEYYCNYLKAFQDFIKKNKNKEIDIPFIIMLSDDTYEKTIDFFQCNKYFFLKKSQIYFLKQKKVFCFKDNEAHLDFIYKNNTFYFSKKPHGHGDIHSLISKHIEIDDLVRKGYKYLYFFQDTNALAIKVLFVCLGVTIKKELHMNFLAISRKPGEEIGAICKCTNTDTCMNVVNIEYNLLGLIIEQTNNKELVDTEGYSLYPGNTGAILFEITKYNEILKKTNGIVPEYMNPKYTDNTRQYFMHPTRVESMMQDFAYLYFSHEKGTEWNAEGPESKGKKKKIINKNKSSPDRQNGDSNGNCCCNANYRYSRVGVTQLDRALCFSAVKNNSFNAQRKTQNNNVHPECIYSAEADLYYSNCAFIELACTYNRKNFNMGKMDNKTFNGVRYCMPPKVLIEPQFAFTLTHLINKIKGNIMISNNSTLWIKSDTIITNLYLDGTLVIERLNAEDSTTTPFILDQSLYIKNRGYELVPLHHKSNDHPDNLKMRGYKLVKREALIISG